In Bacillus sp. SM2101, a single window of DNA contains:
- the mutY gene encoding A/G-specific adenine glycosylase: MKYYDNILENFNIEQFQDDLLYWFAKEQRQLPWRKDQNPYKVWVSEIMLQQTRVDTVIPYFKRFIDKFPTIEVLAEANEDEVLKAWEGLGYYSRVRNLHTAVKEVNEKYNGVVPNKPEEISKLKGIGPYTKGAILSIAYGIPEPAVDGNVMRVLSRILSIWEDIAKTSTRKIFEEIIRDLISKENPSHFNQALMELGALICVPGKPACLLCPVREHCQATAEGVQSDLPVKSKKKPPKRKSMVAVVLTTKDGKILIHKRPKTGLLANLWEFPNCELFTDLGTAKEQIKAFVESEYKVNCKIGSQITTIEHVFTHLIWNITVYQGEIIENVDKTLDCEIVTNEEMEKYAFPVSHQRIYEQFKMLR, from the coding sequence GTGAAATATTATGACAATATTTTAGAAAACTTTAACATTGAACAATTTCAAGATGATCTACTTTATTGGTTTGCAAAGGAACAGCGTCAGTTACCTTGGAGAAAGGATCAAAATCCTTATAAAGTATGGGTATCGGAAATCATGTTACAACAAACGAGAGTTGACACTGTAATCCCATATTTTAAACGATTTATTGATAAGTTTCCTACGATTGAAGTGCTAGCAGAAGCGAATGAAGATGAAGTGTTAAAAGCTTGGGAAGGACTTGGCTATTATTCACGAGTACGTAACCTACATACTGCAGTAAAAGAAGTGAATGAGAAATATAATGGCGTCGTTCCAAATAAACCTGAAGAAATATCAAAGCTAAAGGGGATAGGACCATATACGAAAGGTGCTATATTAAGTATCGCCTATGGTATACCAGAGCCTGCAGTAGATGGAAATGTAATGCGGGTATTATCAAGGATTTTGTCTATTTGGGAGGATATAGCTAAAACTAGCACGAGAAAAATATTTGAAGAAATAATTAGAGATTTGATCTCAAAGGAGAATCCATCACACTTCAATCAAGCTTTAATGGAGCTAGGAGCATTGATTTGTGTACCAGGAAAGCCAGCTTGTTTATTATGTCCAGTTCGGGAGCATTGTCAAGCAACAGCTGAAGGTGTACAAAGTGACCTTCCAGTTAAAAGCAAAAAGAAACCACCTAAACGTAAATCGATGGTAGCGGTTGTGTTAACAACGAAGGATGGCAAAATATTGATTCATAAACGTCCGAAAACGGGTCTTTTGGCTAACTTATGGGAATTTCCAAATTGTGAGCTGTTTACAGACTTAGGGACAGCAAAAGAACAAATAAAAGCCTTTGTTGAGAGTGAGTATAAGGTGAATTGTAAAATAGGTAGTCAAATAACAACTATTGAACATGTTTTCACACATCTTATATGGAACATTACTGTATATCAAGGAGAGATCATTGAGAATGTGGATAAGACACTAGATTGTGAAATTGTAACAAATGAAGAAATGGAGAAATACGCTTTTCCTGTTTCACATCAACGTATATATGAACAATTTAAAATGTTAAGGTAA
- a CDS encoding metal-dependent hydrolase: MDTGTHIVMGIAIGGLATLDPIAGADSITAQGIMIGAIVGSLAPDLDTILKFNNAKYIRNHRGITHSIPAVLLWPLLITFVLYFIFPSGNVLHIWIWTFLAVILHVFVDIFNAYGTQALRPFTKKWVALGVINTFDPFIFIMHILGIFVWKLGAYPGYTFLTMYMIIAIYYVIRLVKQRQITKSILKHHKDVESITISPTFKFNQWHLAIATKNNFYVARAMDDDIILHDKYEKQPVPNSPIIDAAKKDENLSAFLSFSPIYRWVINEFDDYYEVKFIDLRYRSKGHYPFVAVVQLDLDLNIISSYTGWVFSDQKLRKKLNMMTY; the protein is encoded by the coding sequence TTGGATACTGGAACACATATAGTTATGGGTATTGCTATCGGTGGTTTAGCAACACTTGATCCGATAGCAGGAGCTGATTCAATAACTGCACAAGGCATCATGATAGGAGCTATTGTTGGCTCACTTGCACCAGATCTAGATACAATATTGAAATTTAACAATGCAAAATACATTCGAAATCACCGAGGTATTACACATTCTATTCCTGCGGTATTACTATGGCCTTTGTTGATCACTTTCGTTTTATATTTTATATTTCCTAGTGGGAATGTGCTACATATATGGATTTGGACGTTTCTAGCTGTAATCCTCCATGTTTTTGTCGACATTTTTAATGCTTATGGGACACAAGCTCTGCGACCTTTTACAAAAAAATGGGTTGCTCTAGGCGTAATAAATACCTTCGACCCTTTTATTTTCATTATGCATATTCTTGGTATTTTTGTATGGAAGCTAGGTGCATATCCAGGTTATACTTTTTTGACAATGTATATGATAATTGCTATCTACTATGTGATACGACTAGTTAAACAGCGACAAATTACTAAATCAATTTTAAAACATCATAAAGATGTCGAAAGTATAACCATATCTCCTACCTTTAAATTTAATCAATGGCATTTGGCTATAGCTACAAAAAATAACTTTTATGTAGCAAGAGCTATGGATGATGATATTATTTTACATGATAAATATGAAAAGCAACCTGTTCCTAATTCACCGATCATTGATGCTGCTAAAAAAGATGAAAACTTATCAGCATTTTTATCATTCTCGCCCATTTATCGTTGGGTAATCAATGAATTTGATGATTATTATGAAGTGAAATTTATTGATTTACGCTATCGTAGCAAAGGACATTACCCATTCGTCGCAGTTGTTCAGCTTGATTTAGACTTAAATATAATAAGCTCATATACAGGATGGGTATTTAGTGATCAAAAGCTTAGAAAAAAATTAAACATGATGACATACTAA
- a CDS encoding small, acid-soluble spore protein K, whose amino-acid sequence MVRNKTTGFPNQNNQKFEGEPRAKAEYASKRANGTINTHPQERMRASGQRQNSY is encoded by the coding sequence TTGGTAAGAAATAAAACGACAGGATTTCCAAATCAAAACAACCAAAAGTTCGAAGGAGAACCACGTGCGAAAGCTGAGTATGCATCTAAACGAGCAAATGGAACGATTAATACTCACCCTCAAGAAAGAATGAGGGCTTCAGGTCAAAGGCAAAACTCTTATTGA
- a CDS encoding YpzG family protein — protein MAKHTKKRFFDNRYSNPYQQPGANPKHAHAQVNGETQQAQNLIILENQTRKRS, from the coding sequence GTGGCTAAGCATACTAAAAAACGTTTTTTTGATAACCGTTATTCTAACCCGTATCAACAGCCAGGTGCTAACCCTAAACATGCTCACGCTCAAGTGAATGGTGAAACACAGCAAGCACAAAACTTAATCATATTAGAAAATCAAACGAGAAAGCGCAGTTAA
- a CDS encoding YfhH family protein codes for MVEKRFSEMSEFELKSEIGSLSEKARKAEQLGMVNEFAVLERKAVIAKAYLLNPEDFLPGEVYELEGDVGVHFVVKYLNGIFAWGNRTGQEDIEEGIPISMLGKKVKDTK; via the coding sequence ATGGTTGAGAAACGTTTTAGTGAAATGTCTGAGTTTGAACTTAAGAGTGAAATTGGATCCCTATCGGAAAAAGCACGTAAAGCGGAACAACTTGGCATGGTTAATGAATTTGCTGTACTAGAGCGAAAAGCTGTTATAGCAAAGGCTTACTTATTAAATCCTGAAGATTTTCTGCCTGGTGAAGTATATGAATTAGAAGGCGATGTAGGGGTTCATTTTGTAGTGAAATATTTAAATGGTATATTCGCTTGGGGGAATCGAACTGGTCAAGAAGATATTGAGGAAGGTATTCCGATTTCAATGCTAGGGAAAAAAGTGAAGGATACAAAGTAA